A segment of the Candidatus Protochlamydia naegleriophila genome:
GGTTAAAAAGATTACCATGATGACGGCACTGAGCAATCTAATAGAGCCGGAATGATCGTGAAAGCGCTTTTCAAAAAAAGAAGAAAGGGTATAGCAGTCATATTTTTCAGTCATCGAACGAAGCTTGGGGGCGACAAACTGCCAATTGAGAAACATGCCGCCTAAAAGGCCCACGGCAATCCAGACATGGGGGAGACCTAATACTAGAATGGTCATTGGAAAGGCCATGAAAAGCCAGGCACTCATGTCACTTGCATGCGCAGAAAGAGCGACCAGCCAAAAACTCAATGAGCGATTACCCATGATGAAATCAGAGGAGGTTTTCTGTTTCGTGTGAAAAATAAGTCCGAGAATAAGTAATAAACTGAAATAAACGATGAAGGCTGCGATGACTTGAGTATGCATAAGTGTTTCTCGTAAAACTCTTGGATTAACGGTTTAACTATTCTATCTTTTTGAGAAAAGTTTAAAATGAATCTCTGGATTTGCTTTGGCCTTTTTCTTATAAACACTTGCGAATTAATAGGCCAGATAAGAGGTGAGATCTAAAATCAATTATTGGGGCGACGGGTTTGAATCGTCGCCGAACGAGAATTTTTTGAAAACTTATAAGCACAATATCCAGCAGTAGCAGCGCCTGCTAACATAAGGAGCTTTATCGAAAAGTTGAGAGTTCTGTTCTAAGAGATGAGAGCCTGCAAATGCCACGAGTGTCCCGGCAAAAAAGGCGTTAGGCATTAAACAAGTCGATGCACATGAGGTCCCAATTAATACGAAAGTGCAGGCATGGCGTTGGAAAAAATGCTCTGTTGTCCAGACCGTCTGTTCCAAGCGCATGGAAAGAATAGGGGGACATATCTAATCTGCTTTTAATCAATATGTTAACGGGGCGACATGAGTCATTTATTTTAAACAAAGAGTAGGAATAAAAAGATCAGATCATGTTTTTAATAAGAGATTAATACAAGTTTTATTGTTAATGATAAAAAGAAAAGTAGTTATAGAAAAAGCAGAAAGAGGGACCCTGCGACAAAAGATTTTAATCGTTCAGCCGGAATGAGCTGAACGATTCTTTTAAGGAGAGTTTATGCTACCAAGGCCTGGGCTGGTTGAGAGGCTGGATAAAATAAGTCCATGCCGATCTTGGTTGCGACATTGCCGGCTACGACTCCGCCTAAGATTGGCATTAGCGCAACAGTCCAAGAACTAGTGTAAAAGACTGTTGCCAGAGCTGCTGCATCGACAGCCGCAGCTAGAGCTAGCACAAATTCTGTTGTGTTAACGTATTTAGGCCCGAATTTTGAATCCTTAATGTAGGGATTGTGCTCATCTTTAATATAGGTATCAATCAGTTTGCGAAGTTCCAAGCGAACAATCACCGCTGCGATGGTACCCGGTAAGAAGAGATGGGGAGCAAAATAGGCCGTGGCACAGGTCGATGCTGCAAAGAAAATCGTTTGGTAATTGCTTGCTACAAAGTTAGATGTCTTATTTGATGCAGCTTTGCAACCGGCAGCCACAGCTTCTGTTCCCTTCGTAATACCATTTGTTATCGACTGCTTGCCCTTTGAAACTCCATCAGATAGTGTTGTAACACAGCTGTCTGCGTAATAGCGGGCATTAGCATCGACTGCATTCAAAGTTGTACTTAAATAATTCATTTTAACCTTTTTTTATTATTAATATTATTAAAACGTATTACTTTTTAATTTATTTAAATAAATTTTATTATATTTAATAATATTAGTCAATTGTTAGTTTAAAATTAATTTATTTGTTGAGGATTAAACAACTGTTAAGGTTTATTAGTATTTATCTGCTTGCACTTTTGATCTTATGCAGATAAACTATTCTTTTTATTGAAAAGGGGGCAATTTTGATCTGTTCAATGATGATAGCGCTGCCCAGAACATACGTTTGAAAAAAGAGGAGCCATGAAGAAAGCTAAATTACTGATTATTGGATCTGGTCCAGCTGGGTATACGGCTGCCATTTATGCGGCACGTGCCAATTTAGAGCCTGTTTTATTTGAAGGTTTTTATACAGGGCCGGCTGGTGGTCAGTTGATGACAACGACGGAAGTCGAGAATTTTCCGGGTTTTCCAGAAGGAATTACAGGTCCAGAATTGGTTGATCGGTTTCGACAGCAAGCGATTCGCTTTGGGACAGAAGTGATTAGTGAAGATGTTGAAAGTGTAGATTTACAAAGTTATCCATTTGTTGTTAAAGGGCGTAAGACACATTACGAGGCCCAAGCAATCATTGTCTCGACTGGCGCTACGGCCAAGCGTTTGGAGATCCCAGGAGCCGGAGATGGTGAGTTTTGGCAAAAAGGCGTCACAGCTTGTGCTGTGTGCGATGGGGCTGCTCCTATTTTTCGCAATCGCCCTTTATTTGTGATTGGAGGGGGGGATTCAGCTGTAGAAGAGGCGACTTTCTTGACTAAATTTGGAAGCCGTGTCTATATCGTGCATCGAAGAGACAAATTGCGTGCTTCAAAGATTATGCAAGAGCGGGCTATGAATCATCCTAAGATTGAGATTCTATGGGATTCGGAAGTGGTGCATGTCGGAGGGGATCAGGTAGTGCGCAACGTGACTGTCAAGAATGTTAAGACCAACGAATTGACTGAACATGAAGCAGGGGGGCTATTCTTTGCGATTGGTCATACACCCAATACAGCTTTTTTAAATGATCAATTAGAAGTGCATCCTAATGGCTATATCAAAGTCTTTAAAGGGACCCATACGAGTATAGAAGGGGTTTTTGCTGCAGGGGATGTCCAGGACCACGAGTACCGCCAAGCGATTACGGCAGCTGGCAGTGGATGCATGTCTGCTCTTGATGCCGAAAGATGGCTTGCCGAAAAAGGATTGGACACCTAATGCGTTTGGGAAAAAATGGCTTAATCTGCATTTTTTTCTTCTCCTTATTACCTATTTTGGGGTGGACTGTAGAGTATCGTCCCTGGATAGGTAATTACCTCGAATTTGAGTGGAATTCTACTTTGCGCTTTCAAGCCTTTCAAGATTTAGCTGCCGGTTCTCATCGATTCCCTTATGCTTCGCATGATTTTTTTTTAACGACAAGCCTGGCCTTGGCTGCAAAGCCTGATTTTTCTTTGGATGTAGAAGCGACAGCTGCTCGGACTCGACGGCAAAGTGGTAGCATCGATCAGATCAGGTTAAATGGGCGTATCGTGTGGTTAGACGACATTGTGGGCGATCCAGTTACTTTAACAACCGGGGCTGGCTTCATTCAGGCTTTTGACTGGAGTTTGAAAGATAAAAGCTCCTTCCATCACGGCCGAAGCGAGGCAGAGATTTTTTTGTCAGTTGGCAAAGAGTGGGCTCAGGGTGACCAATGGATTTCAAGAGCTTGGGCAATGGCTGCTTTGGGATCTGCCGCAAGGGGATCTCCTTGGATGCGCTATGATATGGCTTATGCGCAGCGCATCAAACAATGTCATGAGTTTGAATTCTTTGTCCATACGCTATGGGGGCTGGGGAGTAAGCAGCTCCATCGCTCTCATTTTCATGGGTATGGTGCGATTGATCATCAATCGATTGATTTAGGATGCCGCTATACTTATCTTATCCAGTTTTTTGGCAGTGCATCGATTGAATATGCTAAACGGGTTTATGCACGCAATTTTCCTGTTCAGGCTCACCAAATTAGCCTCTCATTACTCTATACTTTTGGCCTATAGGCAAACGGCAAGCATTCACAGTTGTTTGCTAAGGAAGACATCACAGAAGTTATGTGATATCTTCCAGACAAATGCAATGCAGATCTAATGAGCTCTTACTAAGAATCTCTATCATAATCGCGCAGGCGATAGACATTTAACCTCTAAAATTGATCGTGGCAGAACCTGAAGCTCTATACTTAGGTGGCTGGCAAATCCAGCTGATCTTCAAAGGCAAAGATGTCTACAAAAATTTTCAACTCATTGTTGAGTCGATGTTCAATAAGAAAACTCCATTTTTCTGGCTTGTCTGTGTTTTGACTTTCAGGATGCATTTTAAAGCCTGCTTGTAGACGCAGTTCTCTCCAGGCCAGATCCGTGATTGTTCGATGGGCTTTGTGAGATTGTTCGAATCGATTAAGGGAGCGGAAATCTAAAAATAAGGTGACATGTCGAACAACGTCATCACATAACTCTTTTCCACACCATCTTATAAGGCCGATTTTCTGTATTTTGGCATTGACTTCAAAACAACCATCCTCTCTTGCTCTTTTTACTCCCTTTTTTTCTGATGCTTGCGAGGTAGTTGATAGGCTGAAGGTTAAAAAATTTGATGAATCGTTGGAATTACACTCATCTATATAAATTGAATCAATATTAAATGAATGAATTGGATCATTATTAATCATTTATAAAAACCTGTTGTTATTATTAAAAATGCATATTTATTATAAATAAATCTGTAATAAAATAAAATAATTTTTTTTAAAGATAGATTCTTTGTTTAAATGATATGAATCGATTAAATAATTAATAAGAGTTTTGCTTATAAAGGATATTTACTTTGTAGTACTATGCGATTATTTTGATGTCCTTGAGAATGTTATGACTAATCCTCAAGCTTTTAAAGGGGCTTTAGCACAGGGATTCTTATGAGAATTTTGGATTTTTAGTCCAAATGGCAAAAGCTGTTGCGTAGTCACGGCAATGGCTAATTGAGAGGGAAAGTTCTGGAGAGTCAAAGAGTTCCGCGATTTTTGGCGAAACGTTGATGGAAGGTTTGCCTTTCTCATCGTTGTAGATTTCAATATCTAGCCATGAGATTCCTTGGCTGAAGCCCGTACCAAGAGCCTTGACGATAGCTTCTTTGGCTGCAAAACGGCCGGCAAAATGAATGGCAGGCTCTTTGCGTTTTAAGCAATAAGCCTGCTCTCTTGAAGTAAAAATGCGATCGAGAAAGCGTTGTTGATAGTGTTCTATGTTGCGCTTAACGCGGTCGATCTCGATAATGTCATTTCCTATTCCTAAAATCATTTAGAGAGCCAGGTAGTTTTTATGGCTACTTTCTAAATCTGATAAGGTATGAGCGAAATCCTGCTCGGTCAACAAGCTGCCTTCTTCGGATGCATTGCAAAAAATCATGCGTCCTGAAGAGGTGTGTTTAACAGATAACACGTGTCCTTTAATCGTTTCGCCAATAAATTCAGCACCGCCATTGACGACCACCATGGTTCCGTCTTCGAGATAGCCAACACCTTGACGTGCTTCTTTTCCGTAGCGTTGAATCTTGATGTTGATGACTTCTCCGGCCTGAGTGATGGGCTTTAATGCATTTGACAACATGTGAATGTTGATGATGCGAACCCCTTCGATGGAGGACTGCTGGATGCGGTTGATGTCTGATGTAATGATGTTGGTGTCTAAAAACCTAGCTAAGCGGATAAGCTTTGTCATAGGTTCTTTGATTTCAGGGAAATCAGTATCGACATAACGTAAGTCTAAAGCTGGAAGGCTTTCGAGTTTTTTGATGACTTCTAATGAACGGCGAGCCTTGGCTTTGACCGCTTCATCATTGCTTTCTGCCTGGGCGTACATATCTTTAATGGCAAAGCGCGGGATGATTAAGTGATGGTCTAAAAGGCCAGATGACGCCAAGTCGATGATGCGTGGATCCATTAAGACCGACACATCTACTAAAACGTCCTTCTTTTTATGGCCCATCGCCTTGAATTCAACAAATGGGATGCTTACGTGAAGCTCTTCCGCAGCTCTTGCTGTCATGACCATGCCAAGATAGGCGCAGAAAAGGTAAACAAAAAAGCGAATGGGTGTTAACGCTGCAGCAGACGATTCTATCCCTGTTACACCTGTTAAAATAAATAAAATGGCTTGAGCCATTAAATATCCGCAGAATAGCCCTAAAATAGCTGTATTGAAAGATCTCAAATTAAAGCGCTTAAAAACAAAGTCGGATCCAACCAACAGTCCTGCAAAAGCAATCCCGCCGAGCAGCCCCACAGCTGCATTGATGAGATTTAATCCGCCTTCGAGATTTTGGGTTGTAAAAGTAACGGAAAATAAAACGCATATAATGAGGAATAAAACTCGTATAAATGAGAGTGAAATACTCATGCCTTTAATCCTGTGTGCTAAATGGCTTAATAAACCAGTTATGGAGTAGTTAATACCGCTTGCTTTTGCTAGAGCATTTGCATCATGCATGCTTGATCTTGCAATGAGATTTATTTTGTTGGTTCGTCTGACAGTTATCGGTTAGTTGGCAGACAAACCAACAAAATAAATCATGTAGCAATCTAACAAATCTCTGACACGACAATTATACTAGGAATCCTATTAATTCAGTCGATTTAAGCAACGCTTGTTTGATCTTAACAAAATCTTCATTTTATGTACATAAATTTAAAAAACTTAATTCATTAGATTCATTTTAAGGTTTCGAAACTGGTATGTGATAGAGTTCGAAAGATAGGGGTTTGTCTCTCGAACGGGGAAATGCTTGGAAAATAACTTATTGAATCGATTACACTTTTTTCAACCCAAATATAGAGAGGTCGCATGTTTAAAGTCAGTCATACAACTTTAGTCGTTATATCGGGATTGATTTGGTTAGCCGTAGGCTGCTTACTTTTACCTTTAGGTCTAAATTTTATTGTTGAATCAATTTTAAAAGATAATTTAACAACAATGAGTCGCCCCCTTTTGGATCCGTTGATGTCATTAACAGGTGGGCCTGATCAGGCAGTTTTAGTTTTGATTGCTATAGCACTGTGGGTAGGATTTATCAAGGGAAGATTTGTTTTTGCAAAGACTGTACAATCGAGTGTCGATCGTATTCGTTCTCTTCCGAATCCGGCAAACATTAGTCAAATATACACTAAGAAATACTATATTCTCCTCGGGTCCATGATCCTTTTAGGCGTTCTCATGCGTTTTACGCCCATTGATGTAAGAGGAGCTGTTGATGTGATTATTGGCTCAGCGCTTATTCAGGGCGCCATGCTTTATTTTAGACGGGCTTTTTCAACCCGTTCTCAAAAAGCCTCTTAAGAAAAATCAAGACAGAGGTTGTCATTCTCTTAAAGAGCGGGAAAATGTTTTCCCGCTCTTTGGATCAATCAAAATTGTTCAGTGTTGTTTTATAATTAAAGATTGCGCTGCTATCGTTTTTTAAAAAAACAAAACGAACATTTAAGGCGGTTTCCGGGTGTTGCAGGATAAAGTCTTTCACGGCGTTTAAAGCAACTTCTGCTGCTTCATTTGCAGGGAATTCATAAATACCTGTGCTGATAGAGGGGAACGAAATGGTGCAAGAGGTTGGATGTTTCTTGATGGCGGCTGCTAGAGCATTCTCATAAGCCTTTCTCAGTAACTCTCTTCGCTCTTGATTTTCAGTAAGAATTCTACAATCTGGTCCGACCGCATGTACAATGCCTTTGATGCGAGGCGCTAACTGCCCAGCCGCTGTCAAAGCAACTTCACCGCAAGATAAGCGATCCTTTGACTGAAATTTTAATATACGACGACATTCCTCAAAAACCTCGGATCCTGCTGCATTGTAGATGGCGCCACAGACCCCGTTTCCAGCCATTAGATACGCATTGGCAGCATTGACGATAAGATCGGCCGATTCGCTGGTTAGGTCTCCTGTTACGAGTGCGATTTTTGAGCTGCCAATTGCTTTTTCGGTCATTGTGACATTTTCGGGAGTCTGAATCGGACTCGGACTCATCGGCTGCGTTTGAGTGATCTGGGCTGCTCGACTATCTCTTAGTTGATGAATTTCCAGCCGATGAATATACGCCTTGTAAAGTCCTTTAATGGGTAGAGCAATAACCGGTAAAATAAAACCGGATAGCAAAAACGAGCTGATCTTTAAAACGACCGCTACTAAAAAATCATCACTTTTTTTTGTCTCTGCTATATAACGCACAGTATGGGGCGGCAGACGTTGTTGATGGGCCTTCAAGACGATTTCTTGAT
Coding sequences within it:
- a CDS encoding PIN/TRAM domain-containing protein — translated: MSISLSFIRVLFLIICVLFSVTFTTQNLEGGLNLINAAVGLLGGIAFAGLLVGSDFVFKRFNLRSFNTAILGLFCGYLMAQAILFILTGVTGIESSAAALTPIRFFVYLFCAYLGMVMTARAAEELHVSIPFVEFKAMGHKKKDVLVDVSVLMDPRIIDLASSGLLDHHLIIPRFAIKDMYAQAESNDEAVKAKARRSLEVIKKLESLPALDLRYVDTDFPEIKEPMTKLIRLARFLDTNIITSDINRIQQSSIEGVRIINIHMLSNALKPITQAGEVINIKIQRYGKEARQGVGYLEDGTMVVVNGGAEFIGETIKGHVLSVKHTSSGRMIFCNASEEGSLLTEQDFAHTLSDLESSHKNYLAL
- the acpS gene encoding holo-ACP synthase, producing the protein MILGIGNDIIEIDRVKRNIEHYQQRFLDRIFTSREQAYCLKRKEPAIHFAGRFAAKEAIVKALGTGFSQGISWLDIEIYNDEKGKPSINVSPKIAELFDSPELSLSISHCRDYATAFAIWTKNPKFS
- the trxB gene encoding thioredoxin-disulfide reductase; this translates as MKKAKLLIIGSGPAGYTAAIYAARANLEPVLFEGFYTGPAGGQLMTTTEVENFPGFPEGITGPELVDRFRQQAIRFGTEVISEDVESVDLQSYPFVVKGRKTHYEAQAIIVSTGATAKRLEIPGAGDGEFWQKGVTACAVCDGAAPIFRNRPLFVIGGGDSAVEEATFLTKFGSRVYIVHRRDKLRASKIMQERAMNHPKIEILWDSEVVHVGGDQVVRNVTVKNVKTNELTEHEAGGLFFAIGHTPNTAFLNDQLEVHPNGYIKVFKGTHTSIEGVFAAGDVQDHEYRQAITAAGSGCMSALDAERWLAEKGLDT
- a CDS encoding macro domain-containing protein, which produces MDKSFLFQLGVFADRYVYLGNQEIVLKAHQQRLPPHTVRYIAETKKSDDFLVAVVLKISSFLLSGFILPVIALPIKGLYKAYIHRLEIHQLRDSRAAQITQTQPMSPSPIQTPENVTMTEKAIGSSKIALVTGDLTSESADLIVNAANAYLMAGNGVCGAIYNAAGSEVFEECRRILKFQSKDRLSCGEVALTAAGQLAPRIKGIVHAVGPDCRILTENQERRELLRKAYENALAAAIKKHPTSCTISFPSISTGIYEFPANEAAEVALNAVKDFILQHPETALNVRFVFLKNDSSAIFNYKTTLNNFD